The region TTCATCAAAAAAAACCCACGTTATTGAACGTGGGTTTTTTTGTTACATCTATGTTATTTAGCGTATTATACTTTTCAAAATCTTTATAGATAATGATTTCTTTCTTTAAGTAAAAAGCAATAACCAAAAGTGAAAAGTGATTTCTATACAACGAAATCGCTTTTTTGTTTTTCCAATTTCTTACTCAATTTCTTTCTATATTTCACACAAGAAATTTTCAACAACAATTCATCCAATCTTCAATCTCAAATTCTCTACGTTTCTGAAACTTATTCCTCTATGCACTACACAACCATTTCCGTTACGAAAGAACATTCCTACGCTATTATTCAATTTCAGCGCGCAGAAGTGTTAAACGCTCTCAATATCAAACTGATGCAGGAACTTGTTGATGCGCTTGAATTGCTCGACAAGGATGACGAAGTCCGCGCAATAATTCTCACGGGAAACGAGAAAGCATTTGCTGCGGGAGCAGATATAAAAGAAATGGCAGAAGCATCGGCGATGGAAATGTTGACTCGCGACCAATTTGCGCGATGGGATAAAATTCGAAAAGTGAAAAAACCCATCATCGCAGCAGTCAGCGGATTTGCACTTGGCGGCGGATGTGAACTTGTAATGGCGTGCGATATTATTATCGCAAGTGAATCGGCAAAGTTCGGACAACCGGAAATAAACATCGGAGTAATGCCGGGAGCAGGAGGAACGCAGCGATTAACACGAGCAGTAGGAAAAGCAAAAGCGATGGAAATCATTCTCACCGGAAAAATGTTTTCTGCAAACGAAGCGTTGCAGTGGGGACTCATCAATAAAGTTGTTCCCGCAGAATATTATTTGGAAGAAGCAAAAAACATTGCAAAAGAAATTGCAAGCAAGCCGCCAATCGCAGTTTGTCTTGCCAAAGAATCTATTTTGAAATCGTTCGATACGACGATGGAGGGAGGATTGGAATTTGAACGGAAGAATTTCTATTTGCTGTTTGCGAGCGATGACCAGAAAGAAGGAATGAACGCATTTGTTGAAAAACGAAAAGCGGAATGGAAAGGGAGATGATGTTGAAAAAGTTTTCCCAATGAAATTTTCATAACTTTTGCCGTAATTTTTTGCCGAATGTATCGGAGGTTCAACCAAAGTTTATTATGAAGAAATCAATATTATTCTTACTTCTTGTATCTTTCTCGCCTTCCTTTTCGCAAGTGGAACAGAAAATCTCACCTCTGTTGCAACAGAAACTTTCCATCGCAACAGAAGATGAACAACTGCTCGTATGGATATTTTTTACAGATAAAGGAATTGCAACGGAACGATATTTTGCGAACCCGATTGCTGTTGTAAGTGAAAAATCTCTTCAGCGTCGCGC is a window of Ignavibacteria bacterium DNA encoding:
- a CDS encoding enoyl-CoA hydratase (Catalyzes the reversible hydration of unsaturated fatty acyl-CoA to beta-hydroxyacyl-CoA); this encodes MHYTTISVTKEHSYAIIQFQRAEVLNALNIKLMQELVDALELLDKDDEVRAIILTGNEKAFAAGADIKEMAEASAMEMLTRDQFARWDKIRKVKKPIIAAVSGFALGGGCELVMACDIIIASESAKFGQPEINIGVMPGAGGTQRLTRAVGKAKAMEIILTGKMFSANEALQWGLINKVVPAEYYLEEAKNIAKEIASKPPIAVCLAKESILKSFDTTMEGGLEFERKNFYLLFASDDQKEGMNAFVEKRKAEWKGR